A region of Rhizobium grahamii DNA encodes the following proteins:
- a CDS encoding alpha/beta hydrolase has protein sequence MRMSTSHCTIVTAIAAFFLVIGAGAGATADLPPFKDDLFSAQTVLQTSSDGAFDIIDYNEMRDINGRDQIPEKRAQQKYVSLGVKKQQQDETLQLDTQKLDVTRVGPANGAAFTVIFIHGRNGDRRLGANDYTFGGNFNRLKNLVAGNGGVYYSPSVKSFDSDGVTAIEGLIRYASAQAPGKAVVLACASMGSQICWGVSRDADSVKRLRGMVIMSGVTDPDFAKSPFFKAKLPIWFAHGSRDPVYAAADQQALFEKLLKTGYPTHLTLYQTGNHGTPIRMIDWRRTLNWILGS, from the coding sequence ATGCGAATGTCCACAAGTCATTGCACAATTGTCACTGCAATTGCGGCCTTTTTTCTGGTGATTGGCGCCGGAGCAGGCGCCACAGCCGATTTGCCGCCCTTCAAGGATGATCTTTTCTCCGCGCAGACGGTGTTGCAGACGTCGAGCGACGGTGCGTTCGACATCATCGACTACAACGAGATGCGCGACATCAATGGTCGCGATCAGATCCCGGAAAAGCGCGCGCAGCAGAAATACGTCTCCCTCGGCGTGAAGAAACAGCAGCAGGATGAAACCTTGCAGCTCGACACTCAGAAGCTCGATGTCACCAGGGTGGGGCCTGCGAATGGAGCGGCGTTTACGGTCATTTTCATCCACGGCCGGAACGGCGACCGGCGCCTCGGCGCGAACGACTACACCTTCGGCGGAAACTTCAATCGGCTGAAAAACCTCGTCGCGGGCAACGGAGGCGTCTATTATTCGCCGTCGGTGAAGAGCTTCGACAGCGATGGCGTGACGGCAATCGAGGGGCTGATCCGCTACGCTTCGGCTCAGGCTCCCGGCAAGGCCGTCGTCCTCGCCTGTGCATCGATGGGAAGCCAGATATGCTGGGGCGTCAGCCGTGATGCGGACAGCGTGAAACGGCTGAGGGGAATGGTGATCATGAGCGGCGTCACCGATCCGGATTTCGCCAAAAGCCCGTTCTTCAAGGCAAAGCTTCCGATCTGGTTCGCGCATGGCAGCCGCGATCCCGTCTACGCGGCCGCTGATCAGCAGGCGCTCTTCGAAAAGCTTCTGAAAACAGGCTATCCGACCCATTTAACGCTTTACCAGACCGGCAATCACGGGACGCCGATCCGTATGATCGACTGGCGCCGGACGCTGAACTGGATTTTGGGGTCGTGA
- a CDS encoding class I SAM-dependent methyltransferase yields MDIASFITTNLRLEPSPASPDIRLYTAHPGSRLSRLQGHAADASPPYWAYSWAGGTVLAQHILKYPHIVSGRRVLDLGAGSGLVAIAAAKCGAVTVAAAEIDSNAATAIRLNAVANGVAVEVLLLADGLPMVPPAVDIILAGDVFYDPDVAADVLPFLVKSRAAGIDVLIGDPFRRPLPADQLTLLAEYTVPDFGGSMGDECRAGVFAISPDTARQAAVSARRGPEA; encoded by the coding sequence ATGGACATTGCTTCCTTCATCACAACCAATCTGCGGCTCGAGCCGTCACCGGCATCGCCTGACATCCGTCTCTACACGGCGCATCCCGGCAGTCGCCTCTCACGGCTGCAGGGACATGCCGCCGATGCCAGCCCCCCATACTGGGCGTACAGCTGGGCCGGTGGGACGGTGCTGGCACAGCATATCCTGAAATATCCTCACATTGTTTCCGGCCGGCGCGTTCTCGATCTTGGGGCGGGTTCCGGCCTTGTCGCCATAGCTGCCGCGAAATGCGGTGCTGTTACCGTGGCTGCCGCCGAGATCGACTCGAATGCCGCAACGGCGATCCGCCTCAACGCCGTGGCGAATGGTGTGGCAGTCGAGGTCCTACTTCTGGCGGATGGTTTGCCAATGGTGCCGCCGGCGGTCGACATCATCCTCGCGGGCGACGTGTTCTACGATCCTGACGTCGCTGCGGATGTCTTGCCGTTTCTGGTAAAAAGCCGGGCCGCAGGCATTGATGTCCTGATCGGCGACCCGTTTCGCCGGCCTCTTCCCGCCGATCAACTGACACTCCTCGCCGAATATACCGTTCCGGACTTCGGCGGGTCGATGGGGGATGAATGTCGGGCTGGGGTGTTTGCTATTTCGCCCGACACCGCCAGGCAGGCAGCGGTTTCGGCTAGACGAGGTCCCGAAGCATGA
- a CDS encoding antitoxin MazE family protein produces MQSDVKARVKKRRDSLRASGLRPVQIWVPDTRRPGFLEECRRQSAVVAKADAADVGLHPFMDAAIADMDDADE; encoded by the coding sequence ATGCAATCTGACGTCAAGGCTCGCGTGAAGAAGAGACGAGACAGTCTCAGGGCCTCCGGCTTGCGGCCCGTGCAAATATGGGTCCCCGACACACGCCGCCCGGGATTCCTGGAAGAGTGCCGCCGGCAGTCGGCAGTGGTTGCAAAAGCGGATGCTGCAGACGTAGGCCTTCATCCTTTTATGGACGCGGCAATTGCCGACATGGATGATGCTGACGAATGA
- a CDS encoding citrate synthase/methylcitrate synthase — translation MKNGLEDVIAAETLLSDVDGEAGRLIIRGISLDELASTATYESVATLLLDGLMERPVTETELRQQLGFMRTQLFAHVRSLDADLLALPPVDALRALIARLADGEDFDAALRLLAAPAVFLPAILRLQAGREPTEPDATLSQSADILRMLTGRRPSAEQTSALDAYLVTISDHGLNASTFASRVIASTRAGLTSSVLAAISALKGPLHGGAPGPVLDMLDAIGSGENARDWLTQALDRGERLMGFGHRIYRVRDPRADALKQALRPLVSAGQVDRKRIALAESVEQAAVAILRERKPDRPLDVNVEFYTALLLDALGFPRESFTGVFAIGRTIGWIAHAREQALEGRLIRPRSVYVGPLPRAA, via the coding sequence ATGAAAAACGGCTTGGAAGATGTCATCGCGGCTGAAACGCTGCTCTCGGATGTCGACGGCGAAGCTGGTCGCCTGATCATTCGCGGCATCTCACTCGATGAACTTGCGTCAACGGCAACCTATGAAAGCGTTGCCACTCTCTTGCTCGATGGCTTGATGGAGCGCCCGGTCACCGAGACGGAATTGCGCCAGCAACTCGGCTTCATGCGCACTCAACTCTTCGCTCACGTGCGGTCGCTCGATGCGGATCTGCTCGCGCTGCCGCCTGTCGATGCATTGCGTGCCCTCATCGCTCGTCTGGCGGATGGCGAGGATTTCGACGCTGCCCTGAGACTGCTGGCGGCCCCAGCCGTCTTCCTGCCGGCAATCCTCCGTCTGCAGGCTGGTCGCGAGCCGACCGAGCCAGACGCGACGCTGTCGCAATCGGCTGACATCCTGCGGATGCTCACCGGACGGCGACCAAGCGCGGAACAGACGTCCGCACTCGACGCCTACCTGGTGACGATCTCGGATCACGGACTGAACGCCTCGACCTTCGCCTCCCGCGTTATCGCCTCGACGCGCGCCGGACTTACCTCGTCGGTGCTCGCCGCGATCAGCGCCCTCAAAGGGCCGCTGCATGGTGGGGCGCCCGGCCCCGTGCTGGATATGCTTGACGCGATCGGCAGTGGGGAAAACGCACGCGACTGGCTGACACAGGCATTGGATCGAGGCGAACGTCTCATGGGCTTTGGCCACCGTATCTACAGGGTCCGTGATCCCCGCGCAGACGCGTTGAAACAGGCTCTGCGCCCGCTCGTGTCGGCCGGTCAGGTTGATCGAAAGCGGATCGCGCTCGCAGAATCGGTCGAGCAGGCGGCCGTGGCGATCCTCCGCGAACGCAAACCAGACCGGCCGCTCGACGTCAATGTCGAGTTCTACACTGCATTGCTACTCGATGCGCTAGGCTTCCCGCGCGAGTCCTTCACCGGCGTCTTCGCAATCGGGCGGACGATCGGGTGGATCGCCCATGCCCGCGAACAGGCGTTGGAGGGTCGATTGATCCGCCCTCGATCGGTCTATGTCGGTCCGTTGCCACGCGCGGCCTGA
- the tpiA gene encoding triose-phosphate isomerase: MTPDVRPLVAGNWKMNGTRASLDQIKAIAAGVEGPLSAKVEALICPPATLLYVATALCTDSPLAIGAQDCHQNPSGAHTGDISAEMIADCFGTYVIVGHSERRTDHAETDHLVRAKAEAAFAAELTAIVCIGETADERKAGQTLDIIKRQLSASVPDSATPENTVIAYEPVWAIGTGLTPTVEDVEKAHAFMRSELVARFGDAGKKMRILYGGSVKPSNAKELMGVANVDGALIGGASLKATDFLAIYGAYDALLA, translated from the coding sequence ATGACACCTGATGTGCGTCCGCTCGTGGCGGGAAACTGGAAAATGAACGGCACACGTGCCTCCCTCGACCAGATCAAGGCGATTGCCGCAGGGGTCGAAGGCCCGCTTTCTGCGAAGGTTGAAGCGCTGATCTGCCCGCCGGCGACGCTGCTCTATGTCGCGACAGCACTTTGCACAGACAGCCCGCTCGCGATTGGCGCGCAGGATTGCCACCAAAACCCGTCCGGCGCCCATACCGGCGACATCTCCGCCGAAATGATCGCAGATTGCTTTGGGACCTACGTGATTGTCGGGCATTCCGAGCGTCGCACCGACCATGCCGAGACCGATCATCTGGTTCGCGCCAAGGCAGAAGCTGCCTTCGCCGCTGAACTGACGGCGATCGTCTGCATCGGCGAAACAGCCGACGAGCGCAAGGCGGGCCAGACCCTTGATATCATCAAGCGCCAGCTGTCAGCCTCCGTGCCAGACAGCGCGACGCCTGAGAATACTGTTATCGCCTACGAGCCCGTATGGGCGATCGGCACCGGTCTCACGCCGACTGTCGAAGATGTCGAGAAGGCACATGCCTTCATGCGCTCCGAACTCGTTGCGCGCTTCGGCGACGCGGGCAAGAAGATGCGCATCCTCTATGGCGGCTCCGTCAAGCCAAGCAACGCGAAGGAGCTGATGGGCGTCGCGAACGTCGACGGCGCGCTGATTGGCGGCGCAAGCTTGAAAGCCACCGATTTCCTCGCCATCTACGGCGCATACGACGCGTTGCTTGCTTAG
- a CDS encoding type II toxin-antitoxin system PemK/MazF family toxin has product MRRGDLVTVALSGDFGKPRPALVIQSDSFDATETVTLVLISGTLVDAPLLRITIHPDSGNGLQKPSQIMIDKTMTVRRERIGQHVGRLGDEAMISVTRSLALFLGIA; this is encoded by the coding sequence ATGAGGCGCGGCGATCTGGTGACTGTCGCCCTGTCGGGCGACTTCGGCAAACCCCGCCCGGCGCTTGTCATCCAGTCCGATAGTTTCGACGCGACCGAAACAGTCACGCTTGTCTTGATTTCTGGAACGCTTGTCGATGCACCGCTGTTGCGAATAACGATCCATCCGGACTCGGGAAATGGTCTACAGAAACCTTCCCAGATCATGATCGATAAGACGATGACCGTCAGGCGCGAGCGAATTGGTCAGCACGTCGGCCGGTTGGGTGACGAGGCGATGATTTCGGTGACACGTTCCCTCGCGCTGTTTCTCGGCATTGCCTGA
- the secG gene encoding preprotein translocase subunit SecG has protein sequence MQTVLIVIHLMIVLALVGVVLIQRSEGGGLGIGGGSGFMSARGTANALTRTTAILATLFFITSLALGILTRYESRPTDILNRIPATGGQGNGILDSLGGQNGNAAPAPAAPQSNNGVPTGGEAAPAPAATAPAAPAAPAATAPAAPAASAPAETAPSTQTAPAAPQATTPAAPAPATVPSGQ, from the coding sequence ATGCAAACCGTTTTGATTGTTATCCATCTTATGATCGTGCTGGCGCTTGTCGGCGTCGTGCTTATCCAGCGCTCGGAAGGCGGCGGCCTCGGTATTGGCGGCGGTTCGGGCTTCATGTCTGCCCGCGGCACAGCCAACGCCCTGACGCGGACGACCGCAATCCTGGCGACGCTGTTCTTCATCACGTCGCTCGCTCTCGGTATTCTGACGCGCTATGAAAGCCGTCCGACGGATATCCTGAACCGTATCCCGGCAACAGGCGGGCAGGGTAACGGCATCCTTGATTCGCTGGGCGGCCAGAACGGCAACGCCGCTCCGGCTCCGGCGGCACCACAGAGCAACAATGGCGTACCGACCGGCGGCGAAGCTGCTCCGGCTCCTGCGGCGACGGCTCCGGCAGCACCTGCTGCTCCGGCGGCAACCGCCCCCGCGGCTCCGGCTGCATCGGCACCTGCCGAAACGGCTCCGTCCACTCAAACTGCTCCGGCAGCACCGCAGGCCACAACGCCTGCCGCTCCGGCACCCGCCACCGTCCCAAGCGGACAGTAA
- a CDS encoding FecR domain-containing protein, giving the protein MHFISRMLLAVVASSGVSLLADDIALAQVPGCTMERVAGTSRQIMRCDGATITAEGGARFNVIDRDRDGRPDAVSLRNKAVLVDVDSAKRRGGFEVVTPQAIAAVRGTRWAVDVKNGTTSVFVVRGRVAVGRPSSGRRVVLSVGEGVDVTRGGDALTVRRWPQARAAALLARLGQ; this is encoded by the coding sequence ATGCATTTTATCTCCCGAATGCTTTTGGCTGTCGTCGCATCCAGCGGAGTGAGTCTGCTTGCGGACGATATCGCCCTCGCTCAGGTGCCAGGCTGCACGATGGAGCGTGTTGCTGGGACGTCGCGGCAGATCATGCGCTGCGATGGCGCGACGATTACTGCCGAGGGCGGCGCCCGGTTCAATGTCATCGACCGAGACCGCGATGGCAGGCCCGATGCCGTATCCCTGCGAAACAAGGCGGTGCTGGTGGATGTCGACAGCGCCAAGCGCCGAGGCGGATTTGAGGTGGTGACGCCGCAGGCAATCGCCGCTGTCCGGGGCACGCGCTGGGCCGTCGACGTCAAGAATGGAACGACCTCCGTCTTCGTTGTGCGAGGGCGGGTCGCCGTCGGGCGACCTTCCTCGGGCAGGCGCGTCGTGCTCTCCGTGGGTGAGGGTGTTGACGTAACGCGAGGAGGCGATGCGCTGACTGTCCGTCGCTGGCCACAGGCACGCGCAGCGGCCTTGCTGGCGCGTCTCGGCCAATAG
- a CDS encoding molybdopterin molybdotransferase MoeA yields MSLLPVSDALERLLSRALPVDGRESVPLAEADGRVLATDVSARLTQPPFDASAMDGYALRSADALQPGAKLTVIGTSSAGHAFEGAISESQAVRIFTGAPVPDGADSVLLQEDALRVSDEIETTYPVRHNQHVRPKGQDFLDGETVLKAGTVLDFSRLTVAAGMNHATLDVWRKPLIALLATGDELLAPGSVPGPAQIIASSTFGIAALARKAGAQVLNLGIVPDDRAAISAAVARAQQAKADVIVTLGGASVGDHDLVQSTLLSVGMELDFWRIAMRPGKPLMVGSLGATHVLGLPGNPVSSLVCGLLFLEPLIRKLAALPAVARDTTAETTVALRANDHRQDYVRARLHRTASGKLTVEPFGKQDSSMMKIFAQSDCLVVRPPHAPELPVGGQCPIIMLRDLV; encoded by the coding sequence ATGAGCCTCCTGCCCGTCTCCGATGCTCTGGAGCGTTTGCTTTCGCGTGCCTTGCCGGTCGATGGACGCGAGTCCGTTCCGCTGGCAGAGGCTGACGGGCGTGTTCTTGCGACCGACGTATCGGCGCGTCTGACGCAACCGCCATTCGACGCCTCGGCGATGGACGGATATGCGCTGCGAAGCGCCGACGCGCTGCAGCCGGGCGCTAAGCTGACTGTGATTGGCACCTCGTCGGCCGGCCACGCCTTCGAAGGCGCGATCAGCGAAAGCCAGGCGGTGCGCATCTTCACCGGCGCTCCGGTTCCTGATGGTGCCGACAGTGTGCTGCTTCAGGAGGATGCCCTTCGTGTGAGCGACGAGATAGAGACGACCTATCCGGTCCGTCACAACCAGCATGTACGGCCGAAGGGCCAGGATTTTCTTGATGGCGAGACGGTGCTGAAGGCCGGCACCGTCCTCGATTTCTCTCGCCTGACCGTTGCCGCCGGAATGAACCATGCGACGCTTGACGTATGGCGCAAACCCTTGATCGCGCTGCTTGCGACAGGAGACGAGCTGCTTGCGCCCGGTAGCGTGCCGGGGCCGGCGCAGATCATCGCCTCGAGCACGTTCGGTATTGCAGCGTTGGCACGCAAGGCTGGTGCTCAGGTTCTCAACCTCGGGATAGTGCCCGATGATCGGGCCGCCATCAGTGCCGCGGTCGCAAGAGCGCAGCAGGCGAAGGCCGATGTCATCGTGACGCTCGGCGGCGCGTCGGTTGGGGATCACGACCTCGTCCAGTCGACGCTTCTCTCTGTCGGAATGGAGCTTGATTTCTGGCGGATCGCAATGCGTCCCGGCAAGCCGCTCATGGTTGGCAGCCTTGGTGCCACGCATGTGCTTGGCCTGCCGGGGAACCCGGTGTCCAGTCTGGTGTGCGGCCTGCTCTTTCTTGAGCCGCTGATCCGCAAGCTCGCCGCCCTGCCCGCTGTTGCGCGTGATACGACAGCAGAAACCACGGTAGCGCTCCGCGCGAATGATCACCGCCAGGATTACGTCCGCGCACGGCTTCACCGCACCGCCTCCGGAAAGCTTACGGTCGAGCCTTTCGGCAAGCAGGATTCATCAATGATGAAGATCTTTGCCCAGTCGGATTGCCTGGTCGTGCGTCCGCCGCATGCGCCTGAACTGCCGGTTGGTGGTCAATGCCCGATCATCATGCTTCGGGACCTCGTCTAG
- a CDS encoding DEAD/DEAH box helicase, with protein MTDFNGVVPAIAKALAKRGYAELTPVQNAMLDPELAVADALVSAQTGSGKTVAFGLALAPTLLGDSDRFPSAAAPLALVIAPTRELALQVKRELEWLYEMTGAVIVSCVGGMDIRNERRALERGAHIVVGTPGRLCDHIRRKALNMSALKAVVLDEADEMLDLGFREDLEFILEESPDDRRTLMFSATVPAAIAKLAKSYQRNAVRITMAAEEKQHGDIEYRALVVAPSDRENAIINVLRYYEATTAIVFCSTRAAVNHLTARFHNRNFNVVALSGELTQNERSHALQAMRDGRARVCIATDVAARGIDLPGLDLVIHADLPTNPETLLHRSGRTGRAGRKGVSALIVPLNARRKAERLLDNAGLSAEWARPPSAEDVSERDEERLLANPVFQEPAREEEKGLIDRLLATHGAEKLASAFVNLYRANQSAPEDLIEVNVQDNSRRPRANSDAPRERSEKTPRGEFGPSVWFSLSVGRKQNAEPRWLIPMICRHGSLTKREIGAIKMQQDETFVEIAADNAEAFLHATGPNKTMEKGIRVARLNGVPDFSRPATPKPYEGKKSFDNRREFRDDRPRGDFKKGKPEGAAAERDTKPWSKKPGKSKPEGAAKFQDKPKFDGKPPKGGKPKFAKKKG; from the coding sequence ATGACAGATTTTAACGGCGTCGTTCCGGCGATCGCCAAGGCGTTGGCGAAACGCGGTTACGCCGAGCTCACACCCGTTCAGAATGCCATGCTTGACCCCGAGCTGGCCGTCGCCGACGCGCTCGTTTCGGCCCAGACGGGTTCGGGCAAGACGGTTGCGTTCGGCCTTGCGCTGGCGCCGACACTGCTTGGTGATTCCGATCGATTCCCCTCGGCAGCCGCGCCACTTGCGCTGGTAATCGCGCCGACGCGCGAACTCGCGCTCCAGGTCAAGCGAGAGCTGGAATGGCTCTACGAGATGACGGGCGCCGTGATCGTCAGCTGCGTTGGCGGCATGGACATCCGCAACGAGCGCCGGGCGCTCGAGCGTGGAGCCCACATCGTCGTCGGCACCCCGGGACGCCTGTGCGACCATATCCGTCGCAAAGCCCTGAACATGTCCGCCTTGAAGGCCGTCGTGCTCGATGAAGCCGACGAGATGCTCGATCTCGGTTTCCGCGAAGATCTCGAATTCATCCTGGAAGAATCACCGGATGACCGGCGCACGCTGATGTTCTCGGCGACGGTGCCTGCAGCGATCGCTAAGCTTGCAAAAAGCTACCAGCGCAATGCGGTTCGCATCACCATGGCTGCGGAAGAAAAGCAGCACGGTGACATCGAGTACCGGGCGCTCGTCGTTGCGCCGAGTGACCGCGAAAATGCGATCATCAACGTTCTCCGATACTACGAGGCGACGACAGCCATTGTCTTCTGCTCTACCCGTGCAGCGGTCAATCATCTGACAGCGCGCTTCCACAATCGCAATTTCAATGTCGTTGCCCTTTCAGGGGAGCTAACACAGAACGAGCGCAGCCATGCATTGCAGGCAATGCGCGACGGCCGGGCGCGTGTCTGCATCGCGACCGACGTTGCTGCACGCGGTATCGACCTGCCGGGCCTGGACCTCGTCATTCATGCAGACCTCCCGACCAATCCTGAAACCTTGCTTCATCGCAGCGGACGTACCGGCCGCGCCGGGCGCAAGGGTGTCAGCGCGCTGATCGTGCCGCTCAACGCTCGTCGCAAGGCCGAGCGCTTGCTCGACAATGCCGGCCTTAGCGCTGAATGGGCACGGCCGCCGTCTGCCGAGGATGTCTCCGAACGTGACGAGGAGCGCCTGCTTGCGAACCCGGTGTTCCAGGAACCTGCGCGGGAAGAAGAGAAGGGTCTTATCGACCGCCTGCTGGCGACGCACGGTGCCGAAAAGCTCGCAAGCGCTTTCGTCAATCTCTATCGCGCGAACCAGTCTGCGCCCGAGGATCTGATCGAGGTCAACGTTCAGGACAACAGTCGCCGCCCCCGCGCCAATTCCGATGCTCCGCGCGAGCGTAGCGAGAAGACCCCGCGTGGCGAATTCGGTCCGAGCGTCTGGTTCTCGCTGTCTGTCGGCCGCAAGCAGAATGCTGAGCCGCGCTGGCTCATCCCGATGATCTGCCGGCATGGTAGTCTCACAAAGCGTGAAATCGGCGCCATCAAGATGCAGCAGGACGAGACGTTCGTGGAGATCGCGGCTGACAATGCCGAGGCTTTCCTGCACGCAACCGGTCCGAACAAGACCATGGAGAAGGGCATCCGCGTCGCACGGCTGAATGGCGTTCCGGATTTCAGCCGCCCGGCAACTCCGAAGCCCTACGAGGGCAAGAAGAGCTTCGACAATCGCCGCGAATTCCGCGACGATCGTCCGCGCGGCGACTTCAAGAAGGGCAAGCCCGAGGGTGCTGCCGCAGAACGCGATACGAAGCCCTGGAGCAAGAAGCCCGGAAAGTCGAAGCCTGAAGGCGCCGCGAAGTTCCAGGACAAGCCGAAATTCGATGGAAAGCCGCCGAAGGGCGGCAAGCCGAAATTCGCAAAGAAAAAGGGCTGA
- a CDS encoding CTP synthase, whose amino-acid sequence MARYVFITGGVVSSLGKGIAAAALGALLQARGYRVRLRKLDPYLNVDPGTMSPTQHGEVFVTDDGAETDLDLGHYERFTGRSATKTDNITTGRIYKNIIDKERRGDYLGATVQVIPHVTNEIKDFVIEGNDDYDFVICEIGGTVGDIEAMPFMEAIRQLGNDLPRGTAIYVHLTLMPYIPAAGELKTKPTQHSVKELQALGIHPDILLVRADREIPEAERRKLSLFCNVRPSAVIQALDVGNIYDVPIAYHKEGLDNEVLAAFGIEPAPKPRLDSWEEVCNRIRTPEGEVTIAIVGKYTGLKDAYKSLIEALHHGGIANRVKVNLEWIESEVFEKEDPAPYLEKVHGILVPGGFGERGSEGKILAAQFARERNVPYFGICFGMQMAVVEAARNLAGIEKASSTEFGKTDEPVVGLMTEWVKGNELQKRNAAGDLGGTMRLGAYKAALKKGTKISDIYGSTDISERHRHRYEVNVDYKDRLENCGLVFSGMSPDGVLPETVEYPDHPWFIGVQYHPELKSRPLDPHPLFASFIEAATEQSRLV is encoded by the coding sequence ATGGCGCGATACGTATTCATCACTGGCGGCGTGGTTTCCTCTCTCGGTAAAGGAATTGCGGCCGCGGCTCTCGGAGCGTTGCTGCAGGCCCGTGGTTATCGGGTGCGGCTCCGCAAACTAGACCCCTATCTGAACGTGGATCCGGGCACTATGAGCCCGACCCAGCACGGCGAAGTCTTCGTCACCGACGACGGCGCGGAAACCGATCTCGATCTCGGCCACTACGAACGCTTCACGGGGCGTTCGGCGACCAAGACCGACAACATCACCACCGGCCGCATCTACAAGAACATCATCGACAAGGAACGCCGCGGCGACTACCTCGGCGCGACCGTCCAGGTCATTCCCCACGTCACCAACGAGATCAAGGATTTCGTTATCGAGGGCAATGACGACTACGATTTCGTCATCTGCGAAATCGGTGGCACGGTCGGCGATATCGAGGCGATGCCGTTCATGGAAGCGATCCGCCAGCTCGGCAATGACCTGCCGCGCGGCACGGCGATCTACGTCCACCTGACGCTGATGCCCTATATTCCGGCGGCCGGCGAGCTCAAGACCAAGCCGACTCAGCACTCCGTCAAGGAACTGCAGGCACTCGGCATTCATCCCGACATCCTGCTGGTGCGCGCTGATCGCGAAATTCCGGAAGCCGAACGTCGCAAGCTCTCGCTGTTCTGCAACGTCCGTCCGTCTGCGGTCATCCAGGCGCTCGACGTCGGCAATATCTACGACGTGCCGATCGCCTACCACAAGGAAGGCCTCGACAACGAAGTTCTGGCCGCCTTTGGCATCGAGCCGGCTCCGAAGCCGCGTCTCGATTCCTGGGAAGAGGTCTGCAATCGCATCCGCACGCCTGAGGGCGAAGTGACGATCGCGATCGTTGGCAAGTACACCGGCCTAAAGGATGCCTACAAGTCGCTGATCGAGGCACTGCATCACGGCGGCATCGCCAACCGCGTCAAGGTCAACCTCGAGTGGATCGAATCGGAAGTCTTCGAAAAGGAAGATCCGGCGCCTTATCTCGAAAAGGTGCACGGCATCCTCGTGCCTGGCGGCTTCGGCGAACGTGGTTCTGAAGGCAAGATCCTCGCGGCCCAGTTCGCCCGCGAACGTAACGTGCCGTATTTCGGCATCTGCTTCGGCATGCAGATGGCTGTCGTGGAAGCGGCCCGCAACCTCGCCGGCATCGAAAAGGCCTCATCGACCGAGTTCGGCAAGACCGATGAGCCGGTCGTCGGTCTGATGACCGAATGGGTGAAGGGCAACGAGCTGCAGAAGCGCAACGCTGCGGGTGACCTCGGCGGCACCATGCGTCTCGGCGCCTACAAGGCAGCCCTGAAGAAGGGGACGAAGATCTCCGACATCTACGGTTCGACCGACATTTCGGAGCGTCATCGCCACCGGTATGAAGTCAACGTCGACTACAAGGACCGTCTTGAAAACTGCGGCCTTGTTTTCTCGGGCATGTCGCCGGATGGCGTTCTGCCGGAGACCGTGGAATACCCGGATCATCCCTGGTTCATCGGTGTGCAGTACCATCCGGAACTGAAGAGCCGGCCGCTCGATCCGCACCCGCTCTTTGCAAGCTTCATCGAAGCGGCAACCGAGCAGAGCCGCCTGGTCTGA